The proteins below come from a single Asanoa ferruginea genomic window:
- a CDS encoding pectate lyase family protein yields the protein MRRVLVPLAATAAAAVVGALVLAIPEASAAVGGVTGYATQNGGTTGGAGGQTVRATTGTAIHAALCGRASSSTPIVIQVEGTINHGNTTKVSGASCNTAAGVIELKQISNVTIVGVGSGAVFDQLGIHIREASNIIIQNVTVQNVKKSGSPTSNGGDAIGMESTVRNVWVDHVNLLASGGEDAGFDGLFDMKDNTQYVTLSYSTLRNSGRGGLIGSSESDRSNGFVTFHHNLYENIDSRTPLLRGGIAHIYNNYYVSLHESGINSRAGARARVDNNYFKNSKDVLGTFYTSEAGTWQVNGNIFDNVTWSAPGSDNNPAGPNVTSNTTVSIPYAFTLDGASCVPSVVAATAGANRGLQVSNGSCSPTTPPTGNPTQNPTTPPPTQGPTNPPSGTNLSIGAGADGSSKASGTSYGNVRDGDLATYWSPAGATGSISIKWSAATSVSRINIREASGATGAIGNWRVLNGDTGAVLATGSRAGVITFARTSAKKITFDITSSTATPRVAEFETYAS from the coding sequence ATGAGACGAGTCCTGGTGCCACTGGCCGCGACGGCCGCGGCGGCCGTGGTCGGAGCGTTGGTCCTGGCGATCCCCGAGGCGTCGGCGGCGGTCGGCGGCGTGACCGGCTATGCGACGCAGAACGGCGGCACGACCGGCGGCGCGGGCGGGCAGACGGTGCGGGCCACGACCGGCACGGCCATCCACGCGGCCCTGTGCGGCCGGGCCAGCAGCAGCACCCCGATCGTCATCCAGGTCGAGGGCACCATCAACCACGGCAACACGACCAAGGTCTCCGGCGCGAGCTGCAACACCGCCGCAGGGGTGATCGAGCTCAAGCAGATCAGCAACGTCACGATCGTCGGCGTCGGCAGCGGCGCGGTCTTCGACCAGTTGGGCATCCACATCCGCGAGGCCAGCAACATCATCATCCAGAACGTGACGGTCCAGAACGTCAAGAAGTCAGGCTCGCCCACGTCAAACGGCGGCGACGCGATCGGCATGGAGAGCACCGTCCGCAACGTCTGGGTCGACCACGTCAACCTGCTCGCGTCGGGTGGTGAGGACGCCGGCTTCGACGGCCTCTTCGACATGAAGGACAACACGCAGTATGTGACGCTGTCCTACAGCACGCTGCGCAACTCGGGCCGCGGCGGCCTGATCGGGTCGAGCGAGAGCGACCGCAGCAACGGCTTCGTGACGTTCCACCACAACCTTTACGAGAACATCGACTCGCGTACGCCCCTGCTGCGCGGCGGCATCGCGCACATCTACAACAACTACTACGTGAGCCTGCACGAGTCGGGCATCAACTCGCGGGCCGGCGCCCGCGCCCGGGTCGACAACAACTACTTCAAGAACTCGAAGGACGTGCTGGGCACGTTCTACACGAGCGAGGCCGGCACCTGGCAGGTCAACGGCAACATCTTCGACAACGTGACCTGGTCGGCGCCGGGTTCGGACAACAACCCGGCGGGCCCGAACGTCACCTCGAACACGACGGTGAGCATCCCTTATGCGTTCACGTTGGACGGCGCCTCCTGTGTGCCCAGCGTGGTCGCCGCGACGGCGGGCGCGAACCGCGGCTTGCAGGTCTCCAACGGCAGTTGCTCGCCAACCACGCCGCCGACCGGCAACCCGACGCAGAACCCGACCACCCCGCCACCCACGCAGGGCCCGACCAATCCGCCCAGTGGCACGAACCTGAGCATCGGCGCGGGCGCCGACGGCTCGAGCAAGGCCAGCGGCACGAGCTACGGCAACGTCCGCGACGGCGACCTGGCGACCTACTGGTCCCCGGCGGGCGCGACCGGTTCGATCTCCATCAAGTGGAGCGCGGCCACGTCGGTGTCCCGGATCAACATCCGGGAGGCCTCCGGCGCGACGGGCGCGATCGGCAACTGGCGGGTGCTGAACGGCGACACGGGCGCGGTGCTGGCCACCGGCAGCCGGGCCGGGGTCATCACCTTCGCGCGCACGTCGGCGAAGAAGATCACCTTCGACATCACCAGCTCGACCGCCACCCCAAGGGTCGCCGAGTTCGAGACCTACGCCAGCTGA
- the aceE gene encoding pyruvate dehydrogenase (acetyl-transferring), homodimeric type: MATERKRPVISDGLPSQLPDIDPEETAEWVESLDGVIDAGGAKRARYVMLRLLERARERNIGVPPLTTTDYINTIPPEREPWFPGDEFVERRIRAYIRWNAAMLVHRAQRPEIGVGGHISTYASAAALYEVGFNHFFRGRNHPGGGDQIYYQGHASPGMYARAFMEGRLSEERLDGFRQELSHAGLGGGLPSYPHPRLMPDFWEFPTVSMGLGGLNAIYQARFNRYLQHRGIKDTSDQHVWAFLGDGEMDEPESLGAIGLAAREELDNLTFVINCNLQRLDGPVRGNGKVIQELESYFRGAGWNVIKVVWGREWDPLLAADSDGALVNLMNSTPDGDYQTYKAESGAYVREHFFGRDPRTRKMVENFSDDEIWNLKRGGHDYRKIYAAYKAATEHTGQPTVILAKTIKGWTLGSSFEGRNATHQMKKLTLDDLKTFRDRLYLDISDKQLEDNPYLPPYIRPEDKSDEMEYLHERRRALGGYLPSRNTKVIPLQIPGSERFGDVKRGSGKQKIATTMAFVRLLKDIMKDRAFGDRWVPIIPDEARTFGMDSLFPTKKIYSPHGQNYTPVDRELFLSYKEALGGQILHEGINEAGSVASFTAAGSSYATHGEPMIPLYIFYSMFGFQRTGDGFWAAADQMTRGFVLGATAGRTTLNGEGLQHEDGHSHLLAATNPAVVGWDPAFAFEIAHIVERGLHRMYGEDPENVFYYLTLYNEPILQPAEPVDVDVEGLLKGIYRYSPAPAVEGGGIKANVLASGTAMQWALKAQQLLAQDWGVAADVWSVTSWTELRRDAVQTEEYNLMHPGSEPRVPYIRRKLAGADGPVVAVSDFMRAVPDLISRWVPGDYTSLGTDGFGLSDTRHALRRHFHVDAESVAVATLRQLALRGEIAPAIPVEAARKYAIDDVNAAPVGETGGDS; this comes from the coding sequence GTGGCTACGGAACGCAAGCGCCCGGTGATCAGTGACGGCCTGCCGAGCCAGCTTCCGGACATCGACCCTGAGGAAACCGCCGAATGGGTCGAGTCTCTCGACGGAGTCATCGACGCGGGCGGCGCCAAGCGCGCCCGATATGTGATGTTGCGGTTGCTGGAGCGGGCGCGCGAGCGCAATATCGGCGTCCCCCCGCTGACCACCACCGACTACATCAACACGATTCCGCCGGAGCGAGAGCCCTGGTTCCCCGGTGACGAGTTCGTCGAGCGGCGGATCCGCGCCTACATCCGGTGGAACGCCGCGATGCTGGTGCACCGCGCGCAGCGCCCCGAGATCGGCGTCGGCGGGCACATCTCGACCTACGCCAGCGCCGCGGCGCTCTACGAGGTCGGCTTCAACCACTTCTTCCGCGGCCGCAACCACCCCGGCGGTGGCGACCAGATCTACTACCAGGGCCACGCGTCCCCGGGCATGTACGCCCGCGCGTTCATGGAGGGTCGCCTCTCCGAGGAGCGCCTCGACGGCTTCCGCCAGGAGCTCTCGCACGCCGGGCTCGGCGGCGGCCTGCCGTCCTACCCGCACCCGCGGCTCATGCCCGACTTCTGGGAGTTCCCGACGGTCTCGATGGGCCTCGGCGGGCTCAACGCGATCTACCAGGCCCGGTTCAACCGCTACCTCCAGCACCGGGGCATCAAGGACACGTCCGACCAGCACGTATGGGCGTTCCTCGGCGACGGCGAGATGGACGAGCCGGAGTCGCTCGGCGCGATCGGCCTGGCGGCCCGCGAAGAGCTCGACAACCTGACCTTCGTGATCAACTGCAACCTGCAGCGCCTCGACGGCCCGGTCCGCGGCAACGGCAAGGTCATCCAGGAGCTGGAGTCCTACTTCCGCGGCGCCGGCTGGAACGTCATCAAGGTCGTCTGGGGCCGCGAGTGGGACCCGCTGCTGGCCGCCGACTCCGACGGCGCGCTGGTCAACCTGATGAACAGCACGCCCGACGGCGACTACCAGACCTACAAGGCCGAGTCCGGCGCGTACGTCCGCGAGCACTTCTTCGGTCGTGACCCGCGGACCCGCAAGATGGTCGAGAACTTCTCCGACGACGAGATCTGGAACCTCAAGCGCGGCGGGCACGACTACCGGAAGATCTACGCGGCCTACAAGGCGGCGACGGAGCACACCGGCCAGCCGACGGTCATCCTGGCGAAGACGATCAAGGGCTGGACCCTGGGCTCGTCGTTCGAGGGCCGCAACGCGACCCACCAGATGAAGAAGCTGACGCTCGACGACCTGAAGACGTTCCGCGACCGCCTCTACCTGGATATCTCTGACAAGCAGCTCGAGGACAACCCCTACCTGCCGCCTTACATCCGGCCGGAGGACAAGTCCGACGAGATGGAATACCTGCACGAGCGGCGGCGCGCGCTGGGCGGTTACCTGCCGTCGCGCAACACCAAGGTGATCCCGCTCCAGATCCCGGGCAGCGAGCGGTTCGGCGACGTCAAGCGGGGTTCCGGCAAGCAGAAGATCGCCACCACCATGGCCTTCGTACGCCTGCTCAAGGACATCATGAAGGACCGCGCGTTCGGTGACCGGTGGGTGCCGATCATCCCGGACGAGGCCCGCACCTTCGGCATGGACTCGCTGTTCCCGACGAAGAAGATCTACTCGCCGCACGGGCAGAACTACACCCCGGTCGACCGGGAGCTGTTCCTGTCCTACAAGGAGGCGCTCGGCGGGCAGATCCTGCACGAGGGCATCAACGAGGCGGGTTCGGTGGCCTCGTTCACCGCGGCCGGGTCTTCTTACGCCACGCATGGCGAGCCGATGATCCCGCTCTACATCTTCTATTCGATGTTCGGCTTCCAGCGCACCGGCGACGGCTTCTGGGCCGCGGCCGACCAGATGACGCGGGGCTTCGTGCTCGGCGCCACGGCTGGCAGGACGACTTTGAACGGAGAGGGCCTCCAGCACGAAGACGGCCACTCCCACCTGCTCGCGGCCACCAACCCGGCCGTCGTCGGCTGGGACCCGGCGTTCGCGTTCGAGATCGCGCACATCGTCGAGCGCGGCCTGCACCGGATGTACGGCGAGGACCCGGAGAACGTCTTCTACTACCTCACCCTCTACAACGAGCCGATCCTCCAGCCCGCCGAGCCGGTCGACGTCGACGTGGAAGGCCTGCTGAAGGGCATCTACCGCTACTCGCCCGCACCGGCGGTCGAGGGCGGCGGCATCAAGGCCAACGTCCTGGCGTCAGGCACGGCCATGCAGTGGGCGCTCAAGGCACAGCAGCTGCTGGCCCAGGACTGGGGCGTCGCGGCCGACGTCTGGTCGGTCACGTCGTGGACCGAGCTACGCCGCGACGCGGTGCAGACCGAGGAATACAACCTGATGCACCCGGGCAGCGAGCCGCGGGTCCCCTACATCCGCCGCAAGCTGGCGGGTGCCGACGGCCCGGTGGTCGCGGTCAGCGACTTCATGCGCGCGGTGCCCGACCTGATCTCGCGCTGGGTCCCGGGCGACTACACGTCGCTGGGCACCGACGGCTTCGGCCTGTCCGACACCCGGCACGCCCTGCGCCGCCACTTCCACGTCGACGCCGAGTCGGTGGCCGTGGCGACCCTGCGGCAGCTGGCCCTCCGCGGCGAGATCGCCCCGGCGATCCCGGTCGAGGCGGCCCGCAAGTACGCGATCGACGACGTCAACGCCGCACCCGTGGGCGAGACCGGCGGCGACTCGTAG
- a CDS encoding YjbQ family protein, with amino-acid sequence MRSQVITVETGRRPAVRDVTAEAQQFVAGEGDGLLHVFVPHATAGIAIIESGAGSDDPDLMTAIDGFLPADDRWRHRHGARGHGRDHVVPAFVAPYASIPVLGGRLALGTWQSICLVDTNGDNAVRQVRFSFLPG; translated from the coding sequence ATGCGGAGTCAGGTGATCACCGTCGAGACGGGGCGGCGCCCCGCCGTGCGCGATGTGACGGCGGAAGCGCAGCAGTTCGTCGCCGGCGAGGGTGACGGCCTGTTGCACGTGTTCGTCCCGCACGCCACGGCCGGCATCGCGATCATCGAGAGCGGGGCCGGCTCCGACGACCCCGATCTGATGACGGCGATTGACGGTTTCCTGCCCGCCGACGACCGCTGGCGCCACCGGCACGGCGCCCGCGGGCACGGCCGTGACCACGTGGTTCCGGCCTTCGTCGCCCCGTACGCGTCGATCCCGGTTCTTGGTGGTCGGTTGGCCCTGGGCACCTGGCAGTCCATCTGCCTGGTCGACACCAACGGTGACAACGCTGTCCGTCAGGTCCGGTTTTCGTTCCTTCCGGGGTGA
- a CDS encoding GNAT family N-acetyltransferase has translation MRTHDGLVTERILLRRWHDDDLDAFAEVTGDPEVMRWIGDGRALDREATAARLDVYRRHWEEHGFGLYALVLRQTGELAGFTGLAVPTFLPEILPAVEIGWRLGQRHWGQGLATEAARAVVAHARADLGLDRLVSIHQVGNDASANVMIKLGMHLDRETLEPGSGRAVRVYALDL, from the coding sequence ATGCGAACCCACGACGGCCTGGTCACGGAGCGAATTCTGCTGCGCCGCTGGCACGACGACGATCTGGACGCGTTCGCCGAGGTCACCGGTGACCCCGAGGTGATGCGCTGGATCGGCGACGGCCGCGCGTTGGACCGGGAAGCCACCGCGGCGCGGCTCGACGTCTACCGGCGGCACTGGGAAGAACACGGCTTCGGGCTCTATGCCCTCGTCCTGCGGCAGACCGGTGAGCTGGCCGGGTTCACCGGCCTCGCGGTGCCGACGTTCCTGCCCGAGATCCTGCCGGCCGTCGAGATCGGCTGGCGGCTCGGCCAGCGCCACTGGGGACAGGGCCTGGCCACCGAGGCGGCCCGGGCCGTGGTCGCGCACGCGCGCGCCGATCTCGGCCTCGACCGCCTGGTCAGCATCCACCAGGTCGGCAACGACGCCTCCGCCAACGTGATGATCAAGCTCGGCATGCACCTCGACCGCGAGACGCTCGAGCCCGGCTCCGGGCGCGCGGTCCGCGTCTACGCGCTGGACCTCTGA
- a CDS encoding DUF3052 domain-containing protein, producing MSATAGQAADGVRSLADRFGIEPGMVVMEMGYDDDVDQDLRDALTDRSGELVDEDTDEVVDAVLLWYRDGDGDLFEMLVDALGPLAANGVVWLLTPKAGRDGHVEPSEITELAPTAGLQQTSTVNAGKDWSGARLVVPRGSRKK from the coding sequence GTGAGCGCGACCGCTGGTCAGGCCGCCGACGGCGTACGCAGCCTGGCGGACCGGTTCGGGATCGAGCCGGGGATGGTCGTCATGGAGATGGGGTACGACGACGACGTCGACCAGGATCTCCGCGACGCCCTGACCGACCGCTCCGGAGAGTTGGTCGACGAAGACACCGACGAGGTGGTCGACGCGGTGCTGCTCTGGTACCGCGACGGCGACGGCGACCTCTTCGAGATGCTCGTCGACGCACTCGGCCCGCTGGCCGCCAACGGCGTCGTCTGGCTTCTGACGCCCAAGGCCGGCCGCGACGGGCACGTGGAGCCGAGCGAGATCACCGAGTTGGCGCCGACGGCTGGCCTACAGCAGACGTCGACGGTCAACGCCGGCAAGGACTGGAGCGGAGCACGGCTCGTGGTGCCGCGCGGATCCCGCAAGAAGTAG
- a CDS encoding peroxiredoxin, with protein sequence MLEVGTPAPDFTLKDQNNQAVRLSSYRDSSAVLLVFYPLAFTGTCGGEMAALQEALPAFAAAGVEVLTVSVDSAYAHKIWLGRESWTMRMLADFWPHGAVAQSYGVFNESKGYANRGTFLIDRSGVIRWAECHEPSESRDTTVWLAAVANLDDG encoded by the coding sequence ATGCTCGAGGTCGGCACGCCGGCACCGGACTTCACGCTCAAGGACCAGAACAACCAGGCGGTACGACTGTCGTCGTACCGCGATTCGAGCGCGGTCCTGTTGGTCTTCTACCCGCTGGCGTTCACCGGCACCTGCGGCGGCGAGATGGCCGCCCTCCAGGAGGCGCTGCCGGCGTTCGCCGCCGCGGGCGTCGAGGTGCTGACGGTGAGCGTCGACTCGGCCTACGCGCACAAGATCTGGCTGGGCCGCGAGTCCTGGACGATGCGGATGCTGGCCGACTTCTGGCCACACGGAGCGGTGGCGCAGTCATACGGCGTCTTCAACGAGTCGAAGGGCTACGCCAACCGCGGCACCTTCCTGATCGACCGCTCCGGCGTGATCAGGTGGGCCGAATGCCACGAGCCGAGCGAGTCCCGCGACACGACCGTGTGGCTGGCGGCCGTGGCCAACCTGGACGACGGCTGA
- a CDS encoding GH1 family beta-glucosidase, whose protein sequence is MPELPGGFLWGVSTSAYQIEGAVHAGGRGASVWDTFSATPGRIVDGTTGAIATDSYHRYADDVALMRELGVGAYRFSVAWPRIQPDGTGPANAAGLDHYERLVDALLDAGIAPVATLFHWDLPQALQDRGGWLSRETAHRFGEYAALVAGRLGDRVRMWITLNEPFVHMSLGYALGTHAPGEQLLFGAFPVAHHQLLGHGLAVAALRDHSNSPVTIANNYSPARPASHDPADLAAAAAYDALQNRVFTDPLFGLGYPEGAADLSVVREGDLDVIAAPIDALGVNYYNPTGVRGPEDGSPLPFEIVPLDGYPTTAFGWPVAPDGLRELLVQLHGRYGAALPPIYITESGCAYDDVVGPDGSCADPERIAYLDAHLAALADAQADGVDVRGYFVWSLLDNWEWAEGFTKRFGLVHVDFDTQTRTPKSSFAWLRERIRDHR, encoded by the coding sequence ATGCCGGAGCTGCCTGGCGGATTCCTGTGGGGGGTGTCCACCTCCGCCTACCAGATCGAGGGCGCGGTGCACGCCGGCGGGCGTGGCGCGTCGGTCTGGGACACCTTCAGCGCGACACCCGGCCGTATCGTCGACGGGACCACCGGCGCGATCGCGACCGACTCCTACCACCGCTACGCCGACGACGTCGCGCTGATGCGCGAGCTCGGTGTCGGCGCCTACCGGTTCTCCGTGGCGTGGCCGCGGATCCAGCCCGACGGCACCGGTCCGGCCAACGCCGCCGGGCTCGATCACTACGAGCGGCTGGTCGACGCGCTGCTCGACGCCGGCATCGCGCCCGTCGCCACCCTGTTCCACTGGGACCTGCCGCAGGCGCTCCAGGACCGCGGCGGCTGGCTGTCCCGGGAGACCGCACACCGCTTCGGCGAGTACGCGGCCCTGGTCGCCGGCCGGCTCGGCGACCGGGTGCGGATGTGGATCACGCTGAACGAGCCGTTCGTGCACATGTCGCTCGGCTACGCGCTGGGCACCCACGCGCCGGGCGAGCAGTTGCTCTTCGGCGCCTTCCCGGTGGCGCACCACCAGCTCCTCGGGCACGGGCTCGCCGTCGCCGCGCTGCGCGACCACTCCAACAGCCCGGTCACGATCGCCAACAACTACTCCCCCGCGCGGCCGGCGAGCCACGACCCCGCCGATCTGGCGGCCGCCGCGGCCTATGACGCGCTGCAGAACCGGGTGTTCACCGACCCGCTCTTCGGCCTGGGCTACCCCGAGGGCGCCGCCGACCTGTCGGTGGTCCGCGAGGGCGACCTCGACGTGATCGCGGCGCCGATCGACGCGCTGGGGGTCAACTACTACAACCCGACGGGGGTACGCGGTCCCGAGGACGGGAGTCCCCTGCCGTTCGAGATCGTGCCGCTGGACGGCTACCCGACCACGGCCTTCGGCTGGCCGGTCGCCCCCGACGGGCTGCGCGAGCTGCTGGTGCAACTGCACGGGCGCTACGGTGCCGCGCTGCCGCCGATCTACATCACCGAGAGCGGCTGCGCCTACGACGACGTGGTCGGTCCCGACGGTTCGTGCGCCGACCCGGAGCGGATCGCCTACCTCGACGCGCATCTGGCCGCGCTGGCCGACGCGCAGGCCGACGGGGTCGACGTGCGCGGCTACTTCGTCTGGTCGCTGCTCGACAACTGGGAGTGGGCCGAGGGATTCACCAAGCGGTTCGGGCTGGTGCACGTCGACTTCGACACGCAGACGCGTACCCCCAAGAGCTCCTTCGCCTGGTTGCGGGAGCGCATCCGTGACCACCGTTGA
- a CDS encoding SigE family RNA polymerase sigma factor encodes MESGDERFRLFVREQWGPLTRTAYLLTGDRGTAEDLVQSALEKTHRRWGRVEFPEVYVRRVMVNTATSWWRRRRPIEVPLLASDAEHTPDAYDRVEQRQQLLAALRQLPPRTQAVLVLRYFEDLSEADTARVLGCSIGSVKSQASRGLARLRVDFAAHPPVRLQGDPT; translated from the coding sequence GTGGAATCCGGCGATGAACGCTTCCGGCTTTTCGTGCGGGAGCAATGGGGTCCGCTGACCCGGACGGCCTACCTGCTGACGGGCGACCGGGGCACGGCCGAAGACCTGGTGCAGTCGGCACTGGAGAAGACACACCGGCGCTGGGGGCGGGTCGAGTTCCCCGAGGTCTACGTACGCCGGGTGATGGTCAACACCGCCACCTCCTGGTGGCGGCGCCGCCGGCCGATCGAGGTGCCGCTGCTCGCCTCGGACGCGGAGCACACGCCGGACGCCTACGACCGGGTGGAGCAGCGCCAGCAGCTTCTCGCGGCGTTGCGCCAGTTGCCGCCGCGGACCCAGGCGGTCCTGGTGCTCCGCTACTTCGAAGACCTCAGTGAGGCCGACACCGCCCGCGTGCTCGGCTGCTCCATCGGCTCGGTGAAGAGCCAGGCATCGCGCGGCTTGGCCCGGTTGCGGGTCGACTTCGCCGCGCACCCACCCGTGCGACTCCAGGGGGACCCGACATGA
- a CDS encoding thiamine pyrophosphate-dependent enzyme: MLFGVTTPQDLDERFRTAVGALVPGTADLTDGMTAELARALFDAQLTSRHLDLAARWLRSFGEGYYTIGSAGHESNAVVAAALRHTDPALLHYRSGAFYAARVAQAGGADPVGDAARDVLRGVVASTLEPIAGGRHKVFGNAAHHVVPTTSTIASHLPRAVGAAFAIERLRKVNGTETSEAPWPPDAIVVCSFGDASVNHATATAALNTAGWIDHTGLRLPLLLVCEDNGIGISVKSPQGWVEATLSARPGLRYFAADGDDPAGAYGTAVRAAEHVRRTRRPAVLHLKTVRFMGHAGADAEVAYRPAADLERDLARDPVVATARMLVEAGLAVPEEVVARYDEVGWLVRKVAEEVLGEPKLTNPADVVATLAPRHPVRVARTLADLSVLSAADRSAAFGERLPEDVGPLTLAQTINAALADGMLANPKMAIFGEDVAIKGGVYGVTKGLRDKFGATRVFDTLLDETSILGLALGSGLAGMLPVPEIQYLAYLHNAEDQLRGEAASMQFFSGGAYRNPMVVRLAGLGYQEGFGGHFHNDNSVAVLRDIPGLVVAVPARADDAAPLLRTCLTSAAVDGSVCVFLEPIALYHTRDLYEEGDNEWLAPYLGPASWSDAHVPIGRARVYNVGTADDLTIITFGNGVRMSLRVAARLVDEGIGARVVDLRWLAPLPVADVIRESSATGRVLVVDETRRSGGVGEGVLAALVDAGYVGSVSRIASVDSFVPLGPAAKEVLVAEDAITQGARALLAR, encoded by the coding sequence ATGCTTTTCGGCGTGACCACGCCGCAAGATCTCGACGAACGGTTCCGGACGGCCGTCGGCGCGCTGGTGCCGGGCACCGCCGACCTCACCGACGGGATGACCGCCGAGCTGGCCCGTGCCCTGTTCGACGCCCAGTTGACCAGCCGCCACCTCGACCTGGCCGCCCGCTGGCTGCGCAGCTTCGGCGAGGGTTACTACACGATCGGTTCGGCCGGCCACGAGAGCAACGCGGTGGTCGCCGCCGCGCTCCGGCACACCGACCCGGCCCTGCTGCACTACCGCTCAGGCGCGTTCTACGCCGCCCGGGTCGCCCAGGCCGGCGGTGCCGATCCGGTCGGCGACGCGGCCCGTGACGTGCTGCGCGGGGTCGTCGCCTCGACCCTGGAGCCGATCGCCGGCGGCCGGCACAAGGTCTTCGGCAACGCGGCGCACCACGTCGTGCCGACCACCTCGACGATCGCCTCACACCTGCCCCGTGCGGTCGGCGCCGCGTTCGCGATCGAGCGGCTCCGCAAGGTCAACGGGACCGAGACCTCCGAGGCGCCCTGGCCGCCGGACGCGATCGTGGTGTGCTCGTTCGGCGACGCGTCGGTCAACCACGCCACCGCCACCGCCGCGCTCAACACGGCCGGCTGGATCGACCACACCGGGCTGCGCCTGCCGTTGCTGCTGGTCTGCGAGGACAACGGCATCGGGATCAGCGTGAAGTCGCCGCAGGGCTGGGTGGAGGCGACGCTGTCGGCGCGGCCGGGCCTGCGTTACTTCGCGGCCGACGGCGACGACCCGGCCGGCGCCTACGGGACCGCGGTGCGGGCCGCCGAGCACGTGCGCAGGACCCGGCGGCCGGCCGTGCTGCACCTGAAGACGGTGCGGTTCATGGGGCACGCCGGCGCCGACGCCGAGGTGGCCTACCGGCCGGCCGCCGACCTCGAGCGCGACCTGGCCCGTGACCCGGTCGTGGCGACCGCCCGGATGCTGGTGGAGGCCGGGCTGGCCGTCCCGGAGGAGGTCGTCGCCCGCTACGACGAGGTCGGCTGGCTGGTCCGCAAGGTCGCCGAGGAGGTGCTGGGCGAGCCCAAGCTGACCAACCCCGCCGACGTGGTCGCCACGCTCGCGCCGCGGCATCCGGTGCGGGTCGCCCGTACCCTGGCTGATTTGTCGGTTCTATCGGCTGCCGACCGCTCTGCCGCGTTCGGCGAACGGCTCCCCGAGGACGTCGGCCCGCTGACCCTGGCCCAGACGATCAACGCGGCGCTCGCCGACGGGATGCTCGCCAACCCCAAGATGGCGATCTTCGGCGAGGACGTGGCGATCAAGGGCGGCGTGTACGGGGTGACCAAGGGCCTGCGCGACAAGTTCGGCGCCACCCGGGTCTTCGACACGCTCCTGGACGAGACCTCGATCCTGGGCCTCGCGCTCGGCTCCGGGCTGGCCGGGATGCTGCCCGTTCCGGAGATCCAATACCTGGCCTACCTGCACAACGCCGAGGACCAACTGCGTGGCGAGGCGGCCAGCATGCAGTTCTTCTCGGGCGGCGCCTACCGCAACCCGATGGTGGTGCGGCTGGCCGGCCTGGGCTACCAGGAGGGCTTCGGCGGGCACTTCCACAACGACAACTCGGTCGCGGTGCTGCGCGACATCCCGGGCCTGGTGGTGGCCGTGCCGGCGCGGGCCGACGACGCCGCGCCGCTGCTGCGCACCTGCCTCACGTCGGCGGCGGTCGACGGCAGCGTCTGCGTGTTCCTGGAGCCGATCGCCCTCTACCACACCCGCGACCTTTACGAAGAGGGCGACAACGAGTGGCTGGCGCCCTACCTGGGCCCCGCGTCCTGGTCCGACGCGCACGTGCCGATCGGCCGGGCGCGGGTCTACAACGTGGGCACGGCCGACGATCTGACGATCATCACCTTCGGCAACGGGGTACGGATGTCGCTGCGGGTCGCCGCCCGCCTGGTCGACGAGGGCATCGGGGCCCGGGTGGTCGATCTGCGCTGGCTCGCGCCGCTCCCGGTCGCCGATGTGATCCGGGAGTCGTCGGCGACCGGGCGGGTCCTTGTCGTGGACGAGACACGTCGTTCCGGGGGTGTTGGCGAGGGAGTTCTGGCCGCCCTGGTTGACGCCGGATATGTCGGTTCTGTTAGCCGGATCGCGTCCGTCGACTCCTTCGTCCCGCTCGGTCCGGCGGCCAAGGAAGTGCTGGTCGCGGAGGATGCGATCACTCAGGGTGCCCGAGCGCTCCTGGCACGGTAA